The Quadrisphaera sp. DSM 44207 genome window below encodes:
- the murC gene encoding UDP-N-acetylmuramate--L-alanine ligase, with product MSPRFDLDAPVPPAEELGAVHFVGVGGVGMSGVARVMLARGLRVSGSDAKDVPVLAALRALGGRVAVGFDPARLDGVSTVVAGSAIRESNPELAAARERGLRVLHRSQALQAVMHGRRVVAVAGTNGKTTTTSMLTVVLQHAGADPSFAVGGELVGAGTNAHEGTGDVFVAEADESDSSFLVYSPHVAVVTNVQPDHLDHYGTVDALEAAFAAFVDRVVPGGVLVACADDRGSAALAARARARGARAVTVGSSLDADVRLGGVRSEGARTSFDLTDLTDRTDPTDRAGGTGASGAAPVRVRLRVPGWHNVLDAAAAYAAATTLGVAPALAVEGLEAFTGTRRRFEARGEAGGVRVYDDYAHNPAKVAAAVGTAREVAGAGRLLVVFQPHLYSRTLDFAEDFARALSVADEVFVMDVYAAREDPVPGVTGALVADRVDLPPERVRYVESWSAVAPAVAAAARPGDLVLTVGAGDVTMVAGEVLSLLAEQHPVAGSGVPR from the coding sequence GTGAGCCCCCGCTTCGACCTCGACGCGCCCGTGCCGCCCGCCGAGGAGCTGGGGGCCGTGCACTTCGTCGGCGTCGGCGGGGTCGGCATGTCCGGCGTCGCGCGCGTGATGCTGGCGCGGGGGCTGCGGGTGTCGGGCAGCGACGCCAAGGACGTGCCCGTGCTCGCGGCGCTGCGGGCCCTGGGCGGGCGGGTCGCGGTCGGCTTCGACCCGGCGCGCCTCGACGGCGTGAGCACCGTGGTCGCGGGCTCGGCGATCCGGGAGTCCAACCCCGAGCTGGCCGCGGCCCGCGAGCGCGGCCTGCGGGTGCTGCACCGCTCCCAGGCGCTGCAGGCGGTCATGCACGGGCGCCGGGTGGTGGCCGTGGCCGGCACGAACGGCAAGACCACCACCACGTCGATGCTCACGGTGGTCCTCCAGCACGCCGGGGCCGACCCCTCCTTCGCCGTCGGCGGCGAGCTCGTCGGGGCGGGCACCAACGCCCACGAGGGCACCGGCGACGTGTTCGTGGCCGAGGCCGACGAGAGCGACTCCTCCTTCCTCGTCTACTCCCCGCACGTGGCGGTGGTGACCAACGTGCAGCCGGACCACCTGGACCACTACGGCACCGTCGACGCCCTCGAGGCCGCCTTCGCCGCCTTCGTCGACCGCGTCGTGCCGGGCGGGGTCCTCGTCGCCTGCGCCGACGACCGCGGCTCGGCCGCCCTGGCCGCCCGGGCGCGGGCGCGGGGGGCGCGCGCGGTCACCGTCGGCTCCTCCCTGGACGCCGACGTGCGCCTGGGCGGCGTGCGCTCCGAGGGCGCGCGCACCTCCTTCGACCTCACCGACCTCACCGACCGCACCGACCCCACCGACCGCGCGGGCGGGACGGGCGCGAGCGGCGCCGCGCCCGTGCGGGTGCGGCTGCGGGTGCCCGGGTGGCACAACGTCCTCGACGCCGCCGCGGCCTACGCCGCGGCGACGACCCTCGGGGTCGCTCCCGCCCTGGCGGTCGAGGGGCTCGAGGCGTTCACGGGCACGCGCCGCCGCTTCGAGGCCCGCGGCGAGGCGGGCGGGGTGCGCGTCTACGACGACTACGCGCACAACCCGGCCAAGGTGGCGGCCGCCGTCGGCACCGCGCGCGAGGTCGCCGGCGCCGGGCGGCTGCTCGTCGTCTTCCAGCCGCACCTGTACAGCCGCACGCTGGACTTCGCGGAGGACTTCGCCCGGGCGCTGTCGGTCGCCGACGAGGTCTTCGTCATGGACGTCTACGCCGCCCGCGAGGACCCGGTGCCCGGGGTGACGGGCGCGCTGGTCGCCGACCGCGTGGACCTGCCCCCGGAGCGGGTGCGCTACGTGGAGTCCTGGTCGGCCGTCGCGCCCGCCGTGGCCGCCGCCGCGCGGCCGGGGGACCTCGTGCTCACCGTGGGCGCGGGCGACGTGACGATGGTCGCGGGGGAGGTCCTCAGCCTCCTGGCCGAGCAGCACCCCGTGGCCGGCTCGGGAGTCCCCCGGTGA